The Corallococcus soli genome has a window encoding:
- a CDS encoding FHA domain-containing protein, with translation MNRIRETIEVAEPLWRALEQMSHDLGVDRNALVAQALFLLARQNGYVAPTPVLLGATAALAQAIEPGVPEAPRPSVAEAPAPEAPAREPGAAPGEAASVTPPRMYVKEPAPPPAATPKAKAAPAGALTPAEEEAASARARMQEVLAAVEAVVLPRDVPVAVEEEEEASDEDDEDSDGEDASADDEDSDDTSDEDDEASDDEGASEDDEASDDASDEDDEASDDSSDEDEDEDEESSAEEAVNGASDSDADEDAAPASNAASATDSDDADDSAASDDEADASSDEADGDSSDADVAAAIGAESGADADLEAALGLESGASADDAGDEAPDTQDEVQDEPPAPKPVAPAAVLKKSSRGRILAPVEEEEEAQDIPTDVGKQRTPAPAKVAKAAPPPELYVRLSPDGPSTRVDVERFTLGRGPTCSLVVKSGRVSREHAAIVRVGNDFFIEDLGSSNGTWINHQRIKRQKIADGDTFNLGTEAVYFSMGPGEA, from the coding sequence ATGAATCGGATTCGTGAAACCATTGAAGTCGCGGAGCCCCTGTGGCGGGCGCTGGAGCAGATGAGCCACGACCTGGGCGTGGACCGGAATGCCCTGGTGGCGCAGGCGCTGTTCCTGCTCGCACGGCAGAACGGCTACGTCGCGCCGACGCCCGTGTTGCTCGGGGCGACGGCGGCACTCGCCCAGGCGATCGAGCCTGGAGTCCCGGAGGCACCGCGACCGTCCGTCGCGGAGGCACCGGCGCCGGAGGCTCCGGCCCGTGAGCCCGGGGCTGCCCCGGGAGAGGCCGCCAGCGTCACGCCGCCGCGAATGTACGTGAAGGAGCCCGCGCCCCCTCCGGCCGCGACGCCCAAGGCCAAGGCCGCGCCGGCCGGTGCCCTGACGCCGGCGGAAGAGGAGGCCGCGTCCGCGCGCGCCCGGATGCAGGAGGTGCTCGCGGCCGTGGAGGCGGTCGTGCTGCCGCGAGACGTGCCGGTGGCGGTCGAGGAGGAAGAAGAGGCGTCCGACGAGGACGACGAGGACTCCGACGGCGAAGACGCCTCCGCGGATGACGAGGACTCCGACGACACCTCGGACGAGGATGACGAGGCGTCCGACGACGAAGGCGCATCCGAGGATGACGAGGCGTCCGACGACGCTTCGGACGAGGACGACGAGGCGTCCGACGACTCCTCGGACGAGGACGAGGACGAGGACGAAGAGAGTTCCGCCGAGGAGGCCGTGAACGGCGCCTCCGACAGCGATGCGGACGAGGACGCGGCCCCTGCGTCCAACGCCGCCAGCGCCACGGACTCCGACGACGCGGACGACTCCGCTGCCTCCGACGACGAAGCGGACGCGTCTTCCGACGAAGCGGACGGCGACAGTTCGGACGCGGACGTCGCGGCGGCCATCGGCGCGGAGTCGGGCGCGGATGCCGACCTGGAGGCCGCCCTGGGCCTGGAATCAGGCGCGAGCGCCGATGACGCGGGCGACGAAGCCCCCGACACCCAGGACGAGGTCCAGGACGAGCCCCCGGCCCCGAAACCCGTCGCGCCCGCTGCCGTCCTCAAGAAGTCCTCACGCGGCAGGATCCTCGCGCCCGTGGAGGAGGAGGAGGAGGCGCAGGACATCCCCACGGACGTCGGCAAGCAGCGCACGCCTGCCCCGGCCAAGGTCGCGAAGGCCGCGCCGCCTCCGGAGCTGTACGTCCGCCTGTCGCCGGATGGTCCCTCGACGCGGGTGGACGTGGAGCGCTTCACGCTGGGGCGAGGTCCGACGTGCAGCCTCGTGGTGAAGTCCGGACGGGTCTCCCGCGAGCACGCGGCCATCGTGCGCGTGGGCAACGACTTCTTCATCGAGGACCTGGGCTCCTCGAACGGGACGTGGATCAACCATCAGCGCATCAAGCGCCAGAAGATCGCGGACGGGGACACCTTCAACCTGGGGACCGAGGCCGTGTACTTCTCCATGGGCCCTGGCGAGGCCTGA
- a CDS encoding thioredoxin domain-containing protein — translation MAGAPVELTPDNYEEVTQQPGVCVVDFWAPWCAPCRAFAPIFAAAAERFPDFTFAKLDTEAHESLSEPLGIESIPTLIAFKEGVEIHRASGALPAAALDALLGRLESVDVAELKRRAANRKLTEEGKPPQGVPKGATWDPGDAEWSFGPKDPKGRQHGTWKFWRADGTLCNECIMKHGTPHGVFKRFHESGEVSQEGTFDQGQLHGPRTWFASEHFTTERMHENGVSEKVKKTVMLYDQGEVRQVLHFDGTGQRVVPTTGEPYPTRPAHLPDGAELREDLDQWALVSLNADGERHGLVRFWDRQGLLLWEAEYVNGFRQGLYRSRAGDTYADFRVHFEEGQAHADFACGEWSLLDAQRQVVLTRDLGLAQDERTLEHSEVFSNLARTAEGWREFARQARADKRYREALLATARACSTSLDVQPLQEGLELLTLPRTRPSAHALAMSVVEEAGQRWAPMADCLMRGGEAATLLRAYAVLLDQTDRPRAALDFLHAAMLLAPERKAYLFTRGLILLNLGLAEQVHQDAAGLATEEPDTALFLTTYARALFPKFDFWPDQEAPRCTYDGLPEGPQQPLESVQQVVRKYATRIQTIRAELLRRFKPGAAVSWLPPDLSPLLGAGPVKLEQFDWEFGDDTVEIDETLDLEQGLADLTLLLRGDWSALTWLLWACGEKTFRMPTRLSPPADYGQGAGQASQRLWQSRDRRIRGGGGSKPGEGFQFEGVALGDLHPNLVTIAERQYAETQAMFYWLSDSDHVSPWQSNLRGS, via the coding sequence GTGGCAGGCGCACCGGTCGAACTGACCCCGGACAATTACGAGGAAGTCACCCAGCAGCCTGGGGTGTGCGTGGTGGACTTCTGGGCCCCGTGGTGCGCGCCTTGCCGCGCCTTCGCGCCCATCTTCGCGGCGGCGGCCGAGCGGTTCCCGGACTTCACCTTCGCCAAGCTCGACACGGAGGCGCACGAGTCGCTCTCCGAGCCCCTGGGCATCGAGTCCATCCCCACGCTCATCGCCTTCAAGGAGGGGGTGGAGATCCACCGCGCCTCCGGCGCATTGCCCGCCGCCGCCCTGGACGCGCTGCTGGGCCGGCTGGAGTCCGTGGACGTGGCGGAGCTGAAGCGCCGCGCCGCGAACCGCAAGCTCACCGAGGAGGGCAAGCCTCCTCAGGGCGTGCCCAAGGGCGCGACGTGGGACCCGGGGGACGCGGAGTGGTCCTTCGGACCCAAGGACCCCAAGGGCCGGCAGCACGGGACGTGGAAGTTCTGGCGGGCCGACGGCACCCTCTGCAACGAATGCATCATGAAGCACGGCACGCCGCACGGCGTGTTCAAGCGCTTCCACGAAAGTGGCGAGGTGTCGCAGGAGGGCACCTTCGACCAGGGGCAGCTGCACGGCCCGCGCACCTGGTTCGCCTCCGAGCACTTCACCACCGAGCGCATGCACGAGAACGGCGTGAGCGAGAAGGTGAAGAAGACGGTGATGCTCTACGACCAGGGCGAGGTGCGGCAGGTCCTCCACTTCGACGGCACCGGGCAGCGCGTGGTGCCCACCACCGGAGAGCCCTACCCCACTCGCCCTGCCCACCTGCCGGACGGCGCGGAGCTGCGCGAGGACCTGGACCAGTGGGCGCTCGTGTCGCTCAACGCCGACGGGGAGCGCCATGGCCTCGTGCGGTTCTGGGACCGCCAGGGCCTGCTGCTCTGGGAGGCCGAGTACGTGAACGGCTTCCGCCAGGGCCTCTACCGCTCGCGCGCCGGGGACACCTACGCGGACTTCCGCGTCCACTTCGAGGAGGGCCAGGCGCACGCGGACTTCGCGTGTGGCGAGTGGTCGCTGCTGGATGCCCAGCGCCAGGTCGTGCTCACCCGCGACCTGGGGCTGGCGCAGGATGAGCGGACGCTGGAGCACTCGGAGGTGTTCTCCAACCTGGCGCGCACCGCGGAGGGCTGGCGCGAGTTCGCGCGGCAGGCCCGCGCGGACAAGCGCTACCGGGAGGCCCTGCTGGCCACGGCCCGCGCCTGCTCCACGTCGCTGGACGTGCAGCCGCTCCAGGAGGGGCTGGAGCTGCTCACCCTGCCCCGCACCCGCCCCTCCGCGCACGCGCTGGCGATGTCGGTGGTGGAGGAGGCGGGGCAGCGCTGGGCGCCCATGGCGGACTGCCTCATGCGGGGCGGAGAGGCCGCCACCCTGCTGCGGGCCTATGCCGTCCTGTTGGACCAGACGGACCGGCCGCGCGCGGCGCTGGACTTCCTGCACGCGGCGATGCTGCTCGCCCCAGAGCGCAAGGCGTACCTGTTCACCCGGGGCCTCATCTTGCTGAACCTGGGGCTCGCGGAGCAGGTGCACCAGGACGCGGCGGGGCTCGCGACGGAGGAGCCCGACACCGCCCTGTTCCTGACCACCTACGCCCGGGCCCTGTTCCCGAAGTTCGACTTCTGGCCCGACCAGGAGGCACCGCGCTGCACCTATGACGGCCTGCCCGAAGGCCCCCAGCAGCCGCTGGAGTCCGTCCAGCAGGTGGTGCGCAAGTACGCTACGCGGATCCAGACAATCCGCGCGGAGCTGCTCCGGCGGTTCAAGCCCGGCGCCGCGGTGTCATGGCTGCCGCCGGACCTGTCCCCGTTGCTGGGCGCGGGGCCGGTGAAGCTGGAGCAGTTCGACTGGGAGTTCGGGGACGACACCGTGGAGATCGACGAGACGCTGGACCTGGAGCAGGGCCTGGCGGACCTGACGCTCCTGCTGCGGGGCGACTGGAGCGCGCTGACGTGGCTGCTGTGGGCGTGCGGGGAGAAGACCTTCCGGATGCCCACGCGGCTGTCTCCACCGGCCGACTACGGCCAGGGCGCGGGGCAGGCCTCCCAGCGGCTGTGGCAGAGCCGGGACCGGCGGATCCGGGGTGGAGGCGGCAGCAAGCCCGGTGAGGGCTTCCAGTTCGAGGGCGTGGCGCTGGGTGACCTGCACCCGAACCTCGTCACCATCGCGGAGCGGCAGTACGCGGAGACGCAGGCGATGTTCTACTGGCTCAGTGATTCGGACCATGTCTCGCCGTGGCAGAGCAATCTGAGGGGCAGCTAG